The sequence TTTTTTCTTGAAGGACTTAGAACCATCATCCATAAACCATATAGCTATTCCTTGGGGAGTTAACAGGTTAAGGAACTTTCTAGTTATAGTTTTAGTTCCTGCCTTATATAGCTTCTTAACCAAAACCCGTGTTATGGGAATTAACTTAGGGTCTATGCGAATTAGGCTATAGCCTTCTTTGGTATCCCATCGTCGGACATTGACTGATTTTCCTGTTATTTCTTCAAGAAGATTTTTCTTAAAAAGAATATACTCTTCTTGCTTGCATGAATGTTGAATAAAGAAGTTTTTTTTACTTCTACCTCCATCACCCAATAACATTCCAACCAGAATACCTCTTTGCTCTACTTTTGATAAGACATGGTAGTCTATCGTGTTTTTCTCCCTAAAACCAGTCTCTGCACCTTCTCTACCTAATTTTGGTAGAGGT is a genomic window of Fortiea contorta PCC 7126 containing:
- a CDS encoding LAGLIDADG endonuclease, whose protein sequence is MSECGQIQGSLSLAADKVILSQPLPKLGREGAETGFREKNTIDYHVLSKVEQRGILVGMLLGDGGRSKKNFFIQHSCKQEEYILFKKNLLEEITGKSVNVRRWDTKEGYSLIRIDPKLIPITRVLVKKLYKAGTKTITRKFLNLLTPQGIAIWFMDDGSKSFKKKNGKIHAVEITLNTYISQEENEIIISYFSEVWGFKWGLNKSKDFYRLRMGTQEGKRFFSFISPYIHESMLYKIKISQNITATA